A DNA window from Candidatus Bodocaedibacter vickermanii contains the following coding sequences:
- the trpS gene encoding tryptophan--tRNA ligase, with protein sequence MKRVVSGIQPTGSLTLGNYLGAIRNWIAFLHTHECLFFMADLHSWTVLQDPAKLAEQCRLVAAAYIASGIDPTVSSIFMQSHVAGHSELAWLLNCITPLGWLNRMTQFKDKAGKDKEKANLGLYAYPVLMAADILLYKATHVPVGDDQKQHLELTRDIAGAFNQTFGETFILPEPMILGQATRVMSLRDGTAKMSKSDPSDLSRINLMDDADTIIKKIKKAKSDAFPLPGNSDDLADRPEAKNLLNIYSVFADKPLLQCCLEFEGANFSALKEALADVLVTALTPIRTEMVRLMNEPHYLDKILAQGKDKALSIAAETLKEVHQKMGMLKV encoded by the coding sequence ATGAAACGAGTAGTGTCGGGGATTCAACCCACTGGCAGTTTAACATTAGGAAATTATTTAGGGGCGATTCGAAATTGGATCGCCTTTCTGCATACACATGAATGCCTATTTTTTATGGCAGACTTGCATTCGTGGACTGTATTGCAAGATCCAGCTAAATTAGCTGAGCAATGTCGATTGGTTGCCGCAGCCTATATTGCAAGCGGCATTGACCCCACAGTATCGAGTATTTTTATGCAGAGCCATGTCGCGGGGCATAGTGAGCTTGCATGGTTATTAAACTGTATTACTCCGCTGGGGTGGTTGAACCGTATGACTCAGTTTAAGGATAAAGCGGGTAAGGATAAGGAAAAAGCAAACCTTGGGTTGTATGCATATCCTGTATTAATGGCAGCCGATATTTTGTTGTATAAGGCAACGCATGTGCCAGTAGGTGATGATCAAAAGCAACATTTAGAGTTAACACGCGATATTGCCGGTGCGTTTAACCAGACGTTTGGTGAAACGTTTATATTGCCCGAACCTATGATTTTAGGGCAAGCCACACGTGTAATGAGTTTGCGTGATGGTACGGCTAAAATGAGTAAATCGGATCCATCTGATTTATCGAGGATTAATTTAATGGATGATGCGGATACGATTATTAAAAAAATTAAAAAAGCAAAGTCGGATGCCTTTCCGTTGCCTGGGAATAGTGATGATCTGGCGGATCGACCCGAAGCAAAAAACCTGTTGAATATATATAGTGTGTTTGCGGATAAACCATTGTTGCAGTGCTGTTTGGAGTTTGAGGGGGCTAATTTTAGTGCCTTGAAAGAAGCGTTAGCAGATGTCTTAGTTACAGCATTAACACCCATACGGACGGAGATGGTGCGCTTAATGAATGAGCCGCATTATCTGGATAAGATTTTAGCCCAAGGTAAGGATAAAGCATTATCCATAGCCGCAGAAACGTTGAAGGAAGTTCATCAAAAAATGGGGATGCTAAAGGTATAG
- the murJ gene encoding murein biosynthesis integral membrane protein MurJ, with the protein MSLGRHISVIGFHTTLGRFLGYLRDTLVVGALGATAITDALFIATKIASLFRRLFVEGAFNASFIPIFGSLKEKDGVQKATYFAEQSMVWMVLFVGAMTLYVMGFTESFVGLIATGFKDDPEKLQWTVEFTRIVFPFILLICLTAVLGSVLNAMHNFVQTAASQTVGNSAIILLFLALQDVAETKAHAAAWAILGSAFVQFIWLYVVAVRMGIVIVPRWPQLTTPVKEFMKRLLPGIFGTGMVQINVMISIFFGSYLGDGGVSYLQITERVNQFPLSIIGVSLGTVLIPMLTTQLQQHSMDKALETQNKAIELSLALSLPICVIVTMFSAPIISTLFMHGKFTEANVLAAAPCLVAFISGLPAYVLLKVFSSTFFALKDTLRPSIVGGIAMIINAVLCYLIVNDLIWQELPNHVGIAIALSISGWVNTLVLAGWSYAKGYFKLNALFIQTVIRITVIAGLLVAVSYVIYPWIYGLAFDTNVVYRWISLCLIAIIAASSYFITDIYYKKLLGTKR; encoded by the coding sequence ATGAGTTTAGGTCGACATATTAGTGTAATTGGATTTCATACAACATTAGGGCGATTTCTGGGGTATCTGAGAGATACCCTTGTGGTTGGAGCCCTGGGCGCAACCGCGATTACGGATGCTTTGTTTATAGCGACCAAGATAGCGTCGTTGTTTCGACGGCTGTTTGTAGAGGGGGCATTTAATGCCTCCTTTATTCCAATATTTGGGTCATTAAAGGAAAAAGACGGAGTACAGAAAGCAACATATTTTGCAGAACAATCCATGGTGTGGATGGTGCTGTTTGTGGGAGCGATGACGTTATACGTTATGGGATTTACGGAATCATTCGTTGGATTGATTGCAACAGGGTTTAAAGATGACCCTGAAAAGCTGCAATGGACCGTTGAGTTTACGAGGATTGTATTTCCATTTATTTTATTGATTTGTTTAACGGCGGTATTGGGGTCTGTATTAAACGCGATGCATAATTTCGTTCAGACGGCAGCCAGTCAAACCGTTGGAAATTCGGCGATTATCCTGTTGTTTTTGGCATTACAAGATGTTGCTGAAACAAAGGCACATGCGGCTGCGTGGGCGATTCTAGGATCTGCCTTTGTTCAATTTATATGGTTGTATGTGGTGGCGGTTAGAATGGGCATAGTTATCGTCCCAAGATGGCCACAACTTACGACACCCGTAAAAGAATTTATGAAACGACTGTTACCGGGAATTTTTGGAACAGGAATGGTTCAAATTAACGTGATGATCAGTATTTTCTTTGGATCATATCTTGGGGATGGTGGTGTTTCATACTTACAAATTACGGAACGTGTGAATCAATTTCCATTAAGCATTATCGGCGTGTCGTTGGGAACTGTGTTGATTCCAATGCTGACAACTCAATTGCAGCAACATAGCATGGACAAAGCCTTGGAGACGCAAAACAAGGCGATTGAATTGTCGTTGGCGTTATCGTTGCCCATTTGTGTTATTGTGACGATGTTTTCTGCGCCGATTATTTCAACGTTGTTTATGCATGGAAAATTTACAGAAGCGAATGTATTAGCTGCGGCACCTTGTTTAGTTGCGTTCATTTCTGGGTTGCCCGCCTATGTATTGTTGAAAGTATTTTCATCAACATTCTTTGCGTTGAAAGATACATTGCGCCCATCCATCGTTGGTGGAATTGCCATGATTATTAATGCTGTATTGTGTTATTTAATTGTAAATGATCTGATATGGCAAGAGTTACCAAATCATGTTGGAATTGCGATAGCCTTGTCAATTTCCGGCTGGGTTAATACGTTGGTGTTAGCCGGATGGTCTTATGCAAAAGGGTATTTCAAATTAAACGCCTTATTTATCCAGACAGTTATTCGTATTACAGTGATTGCAGGATTGCTTGTGGCAGTATCTTATGTTATTTACCCCTGGATATATGGTTTGGCGTTTGATACAAACGTAGTGTATCGATGGATTTCGTTGTGCCTTATTGCAATTATTGCGGCGTCATCATATTTTATAACAGATATCTATTATAAGAAATTATTAGGAACAAAACGATGA
- the murJ gene encoding murein biosynthesis integral membrane protein MurJ, with protein sequence MGLIRSLITISGNTVISRILGFMRDRLVYSVLGLSPMADAFSVSVKAPALFRRLFAEGAFNAAFVPTFSGVYSDKGVNDAKVFAEQAFTLLFVGLLGLVILVELFMPQFIGLVAGGFKSKPETLQYAIEYTRITFPYILFISLTALLGAVLNSMDRFGAAAATQIIANVVVISYFVFFQNSFETPGHAAAWGSVLSGLIQLIWLHWVCGRQSGLKIGFRKPTITPEMLQMFKLFIPGLIGSGIVQLNLFMNMAIGSRLHTGGLAALHIADRVNQLPLSLIGVAMGTALLPLLYRQLKAGEVKEAINTQNRALELTLLLTFPAAVTLMIYADSFIATLFMDKNFELADVLKTAPALVAYSTGLPAYVFLKVVSASFFAHKDTKTPMYVAGVCFFLNAVLSAFAILMFNHIEMGHVGIAASLSISSWVNVFALGWIAYRRNMLKLDRGFYRTTFLGLIACAIMGIVIYVIEPFFQSYMFYEPIYIKIATLIGLILIGIITFFIPAYFMGILKIQDIKVHALGRGSQ encoded by the coding sequence ATGGGGTTAATACGTTCCCTGATTACTATTAGCGGGAACACGGTCATCAGCCGTATTTTAGGATTTATGCGTGACCGATTGGTCTATTCAGTCTTAGGTTTAAGCCCCATGGCAGATGCGTTTTCAGTATCGGTTAAAGCGCCTGCATTGTTTCGGCGATTGTTTGCAGAGGGTGCATTTAACGCTGCATTTGTTCCAACATTTTCTGGTGTGTATTCAGATAAAGGCGTGAATGATGCCAAGGTATTTGCAGAACAAGCCTTTACGTTATTATTTGTTGGGTTGCTTGGGTTGGTTATTCTGGTGGAATTATTTATGCCTCAATTTATTGGTTTGGTTGCCGGTGGCTTTAAATCAAAGCCGGAAACATTGCAGTATGCCATTGAGTATACTCGTATAACTTTCCCCTATATTTTGTTTATTTCATTGACGGCATTATTAGGTGCTGTATTGAATTCTATGGATCGATTCGGTGCAGCTGCAGCAACACAAATTATTGCAAATGTCGTCGTGATTTCTTATTTCGTTTTTTTTCAAAACAGTTTTGAGACTCCAGGACATGCAGCTGCATGGGGATCTGTTTTATCTGGTCTTATACAATTAATTTGGTTGCATTGGGTGTGTGGGCGTCAATCTGGTTTAAAGATTGGATTTCGTAAGCCCACGATCACTCCAGAGATGCTGCAGATGTTTAAGTTGTTCATTCCAGGATTAATTGGATCTGGAATTGTGCAGTTGAACTTGTTTATGAACATGGCGATTGGCTCAAGGTTACATACGGGTGGATTGGCTGCATTACACATTGCGGATCGTGTGAATCAATTGCCGTTAAGTTTAATTGGTGTTGCCATGGGAACGGCATTGTTACCGTTACTGTATCGCCAATTAAAAGCAGGTGAAGTAAAGGAAGCGATCAATACTCAAAATCGAGCATTGGAATTGACATTGCTGTTAACGTTTCCAGCAGCTGTTACACTTATGATTTATGCTGATTCATTTATAGCAACTTTGTTTATGGATAAAAACTTTGAGTTGGCGGATGTCTTGAAGACAGCCCCTGCATTAGTTGCATACTCAACGGGGTTACCGGCATATGTATTCTTAAAGGTTGTGAGTGCGAGTTTCTTTGCCCATAAAGATACGAAGACCCCCATGTATGTTGCAGGAGTATGTTTTTTCTTAAATGCTGTATTATCTGCCTTTGCAATTTTGATGTTCAATCATATTGAGATGGGGCATGTGGGGATTGCAGCATCATTATCGATATCATCATGGGTTAACGTATTTGCATTAGGGTGGATTGCCTATCGCAGAAACATGTTGAAATTGGATAGAGGATTTTATCGAACAACATTTCTGGGATTAATTGCCTGTGCAATTATGGGAATTGTGATTTATGTGATTGAACCGTTCTTTCAATCGTACATGTTTTATGAGCCCATTTATATAAAGATTGCAACGTTAATTGGGTTGATTTTAATTGGAATAATTACGTTCTTTATTCCTGCCTATTTTATGGGTATATTGAAAATTCAAGACATTAAAGTACATGCATTGGGAAGGGGATCACAATGA
- the mutS gene encoding DNA mismatch repair protein MutS yields MSNSVSTTPMMAQYFAIKEQHKNALLFYRLGDFYELFYEDAITASKALDITLTKRGQNQGEAIPMCGIPFHAYENYLSRLIRQGYSVAICEQMETPEEAKKRGGKSVVQRDVVRVVTPGTLTEDTLLNAGLPNYLCAINTSDDQVICGFVDISTGVFLLETSDPLTLDTVLEKYSPSEVLISESARSSVERASYIVTHRKKVTWQPASRFDSYTGHKRLCQMYQVSTLESFGHFSDDEISVAGALVDYVSLTQKQHMPRLSPPKKIRSDGFLFIDAQTRRSLELTMTLKGEYKGSILSFLDHTTNNLGKRMLYEQVSHPLSNVQKINERLDGVAFYAHHTDVRRSLRDLLKQVPDIERCLSRLSVGRGSPRDLDAIRNVLGLIPEIKTLHLRHEDLPIILTRSLHLLKNLDELKDELDKAIVESGLPVLTRDGGFIRLGYSPQLDEYIQLRDHGKELLEQMQARYVQETGISTLKIKYNQVIGYYIEITQTHKDKVPDWFILRQTLVNGQRYVTHELAELQEKILSASAKALEREQQLFEELVQKVLVDADTLSLMAKALAWLDVAASHAELSKHFKLVRPVVDDSKAFQIDSGRHPIVEEALIFEHQTFVPNSCDLSKGQSLWLMTGPNMAGKSTFLRQNALMIVMSHIGCFVPAATAHIGVVDRLFSRIGASDDLASGKSTFMVEMIETAAILNQATESSFVILDEIGRGTATYDGMSIAHATVEHLHNTNQCRTLFATHYHELTHLEKELANTACYTMAVQEWNNTILFKHQVIRGCADRSYGIHVAEIAGFPRDALHRAESILEHLEAKAQSTEGQTIVSVPKPVKRISELDKFVMGLNPDQLSPKDALDVVYKLKQLINNGDK; encoded by the coding sequence GTGAGTAACTCTGTGAGTACAACCCCGATGATGGCACAGTATTTTGCCATCAAAGAGCAACACAAGAATGCGTTGTTGTTCTATAGATTGGGCGATTTTTATGAGCTTTTTTATGAAGACGCCATCACCGCATCCAAAGCACTTGATATTACCCTTACAAAACGTGGACAAAACCAAGGTGAAGCGATTCCCATGTGCGGCATCCCGTTTCATGCCTATGAAAATTATTTAAGCAGGTTGATTCGTCAGGGATATTCAGTTGCCATTTGCGAGCAGATGGAAACGCCAGAAGAAGCTAAAAAACGAGGCGGGAAATCAGTCGTACAGCGAGACGTTGTGCGAGTTGTAACACCTGGAACGTTAACCGAAGATACCTTGTTAAATGCTGGATTGCCCAATTATTTATGCGCGATTAATACTAGCGATGATCAGGTAATTTGCGGGTTTGTGGATATTTCAACTGGAGTGTTTTTATTAGAGACAAGTGATCCATTGACCTTGGATACTGTTCTGGAAAAGTACTCTCCATCTGAAGTTTTGATTTCTGAATCAGCACGTTCTAGTGTTGAAAGAGCAAGTTATATTGTAACACACCGGAAAAAAGTGACATGGCAGCCAGCCAGCCGATTTGATAGCTATACGGGACATAAACGTTTGTGCCAGATGTATCAGGTATCGACGCTGGAATCGTTTGGACATTTTTCTGATGACGAAATTTCTGTTGCCGGTGCGTTGGTTGATTATGTTTCGTTGACTCAGAAGCAGCATATGCCAAGATTGAGTCCGCCTAAGAAAATTAGGTCAGACGGATTTTTATTTATTGATGCTCAAACACGTCGCAGTTTAGAACTGACGATGACGTTGAAGGGCGAGTATAAGGGGAGCATTTTATCGTTCCTAGACCATACGACAAATAATCTTGGAAAACGGATGTTGTATGAACAGGTATCCCATCCATTATCAAACGTTCAAAAAATTAATGAACGTTTAGATGGCGTTGCATTTTATGCACATCATACAGATGTTCGAAGAAGCCTTAGAGATTTATTGAAGCAGGTTCCTGATATTGAACGGTGTTTGTCTAGGTTGAGCGTGGGGCGGGGATCCCCCCGAGATTTAGATGCTATTCGGAATGTATTGGGGTTAATTCCTGAGATTAAAACCTTGCATTTGCGCCATGAAGATTTGCCAATCATATTGACGCGGTCGCTTCATTTGCTGAAAAATTTAGATGAGTTGAAAGACGAACTGGATAAGGCGATTGTTGAATCTGGATTACCAGTGTTAACCAGAGACGGTGGATTTATTCGTCTTGGATATTCTCCACAGTTGGATGAATATATTCAGTTGAGAGATCATGGGAAAGAGTTGCTGGAACAGATGCAAGCACGCTATGTTCAAGAGACGGGAATTTCAACATTAAAGATAAAATACAATCAAGTGATTGGGTATTACATTGAAATTACTCAGACTCATAAAGATAAAGTCCCTGATTGGTTTATTTTGCGACAGACGTTGGTGAATGGTCAACGATATGTGACTCATGAATTGGCAGAATTGCAGGAAAAGATTCTGTCGGCATCTGCAAAAGCCTTGGAGCGAGAACAACAATTGTTTGAGGAACTGGTTCAAAAGGTATTAGTGGATGCCGATACGTTATCACTGATGGCAAAAGCATTGGCATGGTTGGATGTTGCGGCATCTCATGCAGAACTATCGAAGCATTTTAAATTGGTTCGACCCGTCGTTGATGATTCCAAAGCATTCCAAATAGATTCAGGGCGTCATCCAATTGTGGAAGAAGCACTTATATTTGAGCATCAAACGTTTGTGCCGAATAGCTGTGATTTAAGCAAGGGGCAATCATTGTGGTTAATGACAGGGCCGAACATGGCGGGGAAAAGTACATTCTTGCGTCAAAATGCTTTAATGATTGTTATGTCTCACATTGGATGTTTTGTTCCTGCAGCGACTGCGCATATTGGTGTGGTTGATCGTTTGTTTAGTCGCATTGGAGCATCCGATGATTTGGCCAGCGGTAAATCAACGTTTATGGTTGAAATGATTGAAACGGCGGCAATTCTGAACCAAGCCACTGAATCATCATTTGTGATTTTAGATGAAATTGGTCGAGGGACTGCAACCTATGATGGGATGTCCATTGCTCATGCAACAGTCGAACATTTACACAATACGAATCAGTGCCGTACGTTATTTGCAACGCATTATCATGAATTGACTCATTTAGAAAAAGAACTTGCAAACACAGCGTGTTATACCATGGCAGTTCAAGAGTGGAATAATACGATACTGTTTAAACATCAAGTTATTCGGGGATGTGCAGATCGTTCTTATGGAATTCATGTGGCAGAGATTGCAGGGTTTCCACGGGATGCATTGCACCGTGCGGAGAGCATTTTGGAACATTTAGAAGCCAAAGCACAGTCAACAGAAGGGCAGACGATAGTTTCTGTTCCAAAACCTGTTAAACGAATTTCGGAATTGGATAAATTTGTAATGGGATTGAACCCTGATCAATTAAGTCCAAAAGACGCATTAGACGTTGTCTATAAACTAAAACAACTTATCAACAATGGAGATAAATAA
- a CDS encoding S41 family peptidase: MKSKFIMRLSYSVSLIAILLSSCGAMSSSSENKTVDIPKQDVPKPEQASTPEQQQKLDVLRDVLFPQIYSVIKQYYVEEPDQELMIQGAINGMLSALDPHSSYMGPKEYKEFREHTQGSMLGVGIQIVPDRGAIRVIAPIEDTPAYRADIKAGDYIIKVDGEYVFGLSIDDAIRKLRGTKAGTEVKVSLFRNGEMLEKTMKREEIKINSVKWGMLQDVGYIRVSTFDEVAPKDFITAIKDIKNKLGKSLKGLVIDVRSNPGGLLNECVQMCNQLLDGGVVVSSKGRDESQNMVFNVEPTGLTKGIPLVVLIDEGSASASEILAAAVQDHKRGLVIGTQSYGKGTVQVVVPFGGKKSIPEGDVFAPLREERAIRLTIARYYAPSGRSIQGKGVAPDLVVEPAKIEKLQRHEMLRESDFKNALDVSETERRKNSFFNEEKKKSDKKDAARKPMAVKKQLDQERLTEMYEEDYQFLRAVDTVKTLSLVQSSSKNN, encoded by the coding sequence ATGAAGAGTAAGTTTATTATGCGGTTGTCGTACAGTGTTAGTTTGATTGCTATTTTATTATCGTCATGTGGAGCAATGTCTTCATCGTCTGAAAATAAAACTGTAGATATTCCAAAACAAGATGTTCCAAAACCAGAGCAGGCGTCTACTCCTGAACAGCAGCAAAAACTGGATGTGTTGAGAGATGTCTTGTTTCCACAAATTTATAGTGTGATCAAGCAATATTACGTAGAAGAGCCTGATCAAGAATTAATGATTCAAGGCGCTATCAATGGCATGTTATCTGCATTGGATCCCCATTCAAGTTATATGGGACCTAAGGAATATAAGGAATTTAGAGAGCATACTCAGGGATCAATGTTAGGAGTTGGTATTCAGATTGTTCCTGATCGTGGTGCCATTCGTGTGATAGCCCCCATAGAAGATACGCCTGCATATCGTGCAGATATTAAAGCGGGTGACTATATTATTAAAGTAGATGGCGAATATGTCTTTGGTTTATCCATCGATGATGCAATCCGCAAATTGCGCGGAACGAAGGCAGGGACGGAAGTGAAAGTTAGCCTGTTCCGTAATGGTGAAATGCTTGAAAAAACCATGAAGCGTGAAGAGATCAAAATCAATTCTGTTAAGTGGGGTATGTTGCAAGATGTAGGCTACATCCGTGTCAGCACATTTGATGAAGTTGCTCCCAAAGATTTTATTACTGCGATCAAAGATATAAAAAACAAGCTGGGTAAAAGTCTTAAAGGATTAGTGATTGATGTTCGATCAAATCCAGGTGGATTGTTAAACGAATGTGTTCAAATGTGTAATCAATTGCTGGATGGCGGAGTAGTGGTGTCGTCTAAAGGTCGCGATGAAAGTCAAAATATGGTGTTTAACGTTGAACCCACCGGGCTTACAAAAGGAATACCCTTGGTTGTATTGATAGACGAAGGATCGGCTTCGGCATCTGAGATTTTAGCGGCGGCTGTTCAAGACCATAAACGTGGGTTAGTGATAGGAACACAGTCTTATGGTAAAGGAACTGTACAAGTGGTTGTACCGTTTGGAGGAAAGAAAAGCATCCCCGAAGGCGATGTGTTTGCCCCATTACGTGAAGAGCGGGCTATTCGACTGACAATTGCGCGATATTATGCGCCAAGTGGTCGGTCTATTCAAGGTAAAGGGGTTGCCCCAGATTTGGTTGTAGAGCCTGCAAAGATTGAAAAGCTTCAACGTCATGAAATGTTACGAGAGAGTGATTTTAAAAATGCGTTAGATGTGTCAGAAACGGAGCGTCGAAAGAACAGTTTCTTTAATGAAGAAAAGAAAAAATCAGATAAAAAAGATGCAGCGCGCAAACCAATGGCTGTTAAGAAACAATTGGATCAAGAGCGCTTAACTGAAATGTACGAGGAAGACTATCAATTCTTGCGTGCTGTTGATACTGTTAAAACGTTGAGTTTAGTTCAATCGTCATCTAAGAATAACTGA
- a CDS encoding murein hydrolase activator EnvC family protein: MFNRIMPIVIGCSLINACVYGGLKPATAVVNCNGVLTEEVNRHRLTQSSLSATPEVIKSDRHRFILGRLGASKSNIKVREQIAKVKVITVEQLAEPRLPEEKKKYNLYAEMPDNSPKLKLNWTMMPPVKGGVSRKFGEGDKKLSQGVVYNIKASQNVHAPVGGVVIFSGLMKEFEHVVMIEKDFENIILVAGISNADIKQGDKVYRGQKIGAVVKGKWVYVEFRNAGVPIDPQQILVSGNVNEE; this comes from the coding sequence ATGTTTAATAGAATAATGCCTATTGTGATTGGGTGTTCGTTGATAAATGCATGTGTGTATGGAGGTTTAAAACCTGCGACTGCAGTGGTGAATTGCAATGGTGTCTTAACAGAAGAAGTTAATAGGCATCGATTAACTCAGTCATCATTAAGTGCAACGCCCGAGGTGATAAAAAGTGATCGTCATCGGTTTATATTGGGAAGGTTGGGAGCGTCTAAATCTAATATAAAGGTGCGAGAGCAGATTGCAAAAGTTAAAGTCATAACTGTGGAACAATTAGCAGAACCACGATTGCCAGAGGAAAAGAAAAAATATAATCTATATGCTGAAATGCCGGACAATAGTCCTAAACTTAAACTTAATTGGACGATGATGCCACCCGTTAAAGGGGGAGTGTCTAGAAAGTTTGGTGAAGGGGATAAGAAATTATCACAAGGTGTTGTGTATAATATTAAAGCAAGCCAAAATGTCCATGCACCCGTTGGGGGAGTTGTTATTTTCTCAGGATTAATGAAAGAATTTGAACATGTAGTAATGATTGAGAAAGATTTTGAGAATATTATCTTGGTTGCGGGTATTAGCAATGCTGATATCAAGCAAGGAGATAAAGTGTACCGTGGACAAAAAATAGGTGCAGTGGTAAAAGGAAAATGGGTCTATGTAGAGTTTCGCAACGCTGGAGTGCCCATAGATCCCCAACAGATTTTAGTGTCAGGAAATGTAAATGAAGAGTAA
- the gpmI gene encoding 2,3-bisphosphoglycerate-independent phosphoglycerate mutase: MITTTVLAILDGWGLSRESAHNGVLLSKTPNYDRILAAYPWTELQASEEFVGLPKGQMGNSEVGHLNIGAGRLVKQLLPRISEVFETPEYIKAIPALQNLIRDLQFKKSKLHLMCLLSDGGIHSHQSHLEAIYDVMVSEGIEVIVHAFTDGRDTPPSSAIDFIQQFCQQGKRTIHTIGGRYYGMDRDKRWDRVRKAYDTIVHGNGVSFPDPIEYIQASYVDGITDEFIVPAIKMGYEGFKDGDAVFMVNFRADRARQLLTSILDPEFKEFDRGVVPNISKAVGMVSYSETLDGWMDVCFAPEALVNTLGEYVASKGLRQLRVAETEKYAHVTFFLNGGREVPFEGEDRMLIPSPNVATYDLQPTMSADQITEAVLSGIGTYDLIVVNYANPDMVGHTGMVEASVKAVESIDLQLGGVEAAILQNGGAMIITADHGNVETLWDDKSGQPHTAHTMNPVPFIVVQKDVTFKLTAGALCDVAPTVLRIMKQEKPAEMTGKCLIE; encoded by the coding sequence GTGATTACAACAACTGTATTGGCGATATTAGACGGATGGGGGCTTTCTAGGGAAAGTGCTCATAATGGAGTTTTATTAAGTAAAACGCCTAATTATGACAGAATCTTGGCGGCGTATCCGTGGACTGAATTACAAGCGTCTGAAGAATTCGTTGGACTGCCGAAGGGGCAGATGGGGAATTCGGAAGTCGGTCACCTTAACATTGGAGCTGGACGATTAGTGAAACAGCTATTGCCCAGAATCTCTGAAGTATTTGAAACTCCAGAATACATAAAAGCAATTCCTGCGCTGCAAAACTTAATACGTGATCTGCAATTCAAGAAAAGCAAATTACACTTGATGTGCTTACTTTCTGATGGTGGGATTCACAGCCATCAGTCTCATTTGGAGGCAATTTACGATGTGATGGTGTCCGAAGGGATCGAAGTCATCGTTCATGCATTTACAGATGGTCGAGATACTCCACCATCATCAGCCATCGACTTTATACAACAGTTCTGTCAGCAGGGTAAGCGAACGATTCATACCATCGGGGGGCGTTATTATGGAATGGATCGAGATAAGCGTTGGGATCGAGTTCGGAAAGCCTATGATACAATTGTACATGGCAACGGAGTATCATTTCCAGACCCTATCGAATATATTCAAGCTTCATATGTAGATGGAATAACTGATGAGTTTATAGTTCCGGCTATTAAGATGGGGTATGAAGGATTCAAAGACGGCGATGCTGTGTTTATGGTTAACTTTAGAGCAGACCGAGCACGGCAACTGTTAACATCAATCCTGGATCCTGAGTTTAAAGAATTTGATAGAGGGGTAGTGCCCAATATTTCAAAAGCAGTTGGAATGGTTTCATATTCTGAAACGCTGGATGGATGGATGGATGTTTGCTTTGCACCAGAGGCGTTAGTTAACACATTGGGGGAATACGTTGCATCAAAAGGATTGCGACAATTACGAGTGGCTGAAACCGAGAAATATGCTCATGTGACATTCTTTCTAAACGGGGGACGAGAAGTACCTTTTGAAGGAGAAGATCGAATGTTGATTCCTTCACCTAACGTTGCGACCTATGATTTACAGCCGACAATGTCAGCAGATCAAATAACTGAAGCTGTGCTTTCAGGAATAGGAACGTACGATTTGATCGTGGTCAACTATGCTAATCCAGATATGGTTGGGCATACGGGGATGGTGGAGGCCAGTGTGAAAGCGGTGGAGTCAATCGATTTACAATTGGGTGGGGTGGAAGCAGCCATCTTGCAGAACGGTGGTGCGATGATTATTACGGCAGATCATGGAAATGTTGAAACGCTGTGGGATGATAAATCAGGACAGCCTCATACTGCGCATACAATGAATCCAGTACCGTTTATTGTGGTTCAAAAAGATGTTACATTTAAATTAACAGCAGGAGCCTTATGTGATGTGGCTCCTACCGTCTTACGCATAATGAAACAAGAAAAACCAGCGGAGATGACAGGGAAATGTTTAATAGAATAA